In the genome of Candoia aspera isolate rCanAsp1 chromosome 1, rCanAsp1.hap2, whole genome shotgun sequence, one region contains:
- the KCTD7 gene encoding BTB/POZ domain-containing protein KCTD7: MVVVTGQTKACGHLGDAMSSSDAEDDFQEPATPTATQAEHSLPLLPQQFPEVIPLNVGGTHFMTRLSTLRRHEDTMLSAMFSGRHYIPTDAEGRYFIDRDGTFFGDVLNFLRSGDLPPRERVRSVYKEAQYYSIGPLLDSLEELQPLKGEKVRQAFLGLMPYYKEHLERIIEIAKLRAMQRKARFAKLKICVFKEEMPITPYECPLFNSLRFERSEGEAKLFEHHCEVDVSFGPWEAVADVYDLLHCIVTDLSNRGITVDHQCIGVCDKHLINHYYCKRPIYEFKITWW, encoded by the exons ATGGTTGTAGTCACGGGGCAGACCAAAGCGTGTGGACACCTGGGCGATGCCATGTCGAGCTCAGATGCAGAGGATGATTTTCAAGAGCCTGCCACTCCAACAGCAACCCAGGCAGAGCACTCCCTGCCCCTGCTTCCTCAGCAG TTCCCTGAAGTGATTCCACTAAATGTTGGAGGCACCCATTTCATGACCAGGCTGTCAACCCTGCGACGTCATGAAGACACCATGTTGTCAGCCATGTTCAGTGGCCGGCATTACATCCCAACAGATGCCGAGGGCAGATATTTTATTGACAGAGATGGAACATTCTTTGG agaCGTCCTTAATTTTCTACGATCTGGTGACTTACCTCCAAGAGAACGAGTGAGGTCTGTTTACAAGGAAGCTCAGTATTATTCCATTGGCCCATTGCTAGACAGTCTAGAAGAGCTCCAGCCCCTGAAAGGAGAGAAAGTCCGGCAGGCTTTCCTGGGCTTAATGCCCTATTATAAAG AGCACTTAGAGCGAATCATTGAAATAGCGAAGCTGCGGGCAATGCAAAGGAAAGCTCGATTTGCTAAGCTAAAGATCTGTGTCTTCAAAGAAGAGATGCCTATCACGCCCTACGAGTGCCCACTTTTCAACTCCCTCCGTTTTGAGAGGAGTGAAGGGGAGGCCAAGCTTTTTGAGCACCACTGTGAGGTGGATGTTTCCTTTGGGCCATGGGAAGCCGTGGCAGATGTGTATGACCTTCTCCATTGCATTGTGACGGACCTTTCCAATAGGGGCATCACAGTGGACCACCAATGTATTGGGGTGTGTGACAAACACTTGATTAACCATTACTATTGCAAGCGCCCAATCTATGAATTCAAGATCACATGGTGGTAG